One Natronomonas moolapensis 8.8.11 genomic region harbors:
- a CDS encoding cupin domain-containing protein: MTLNELPELDPAAGSVETAELVVSDDVLVKLFALGPGGAFDPHVHDDCENVFHLLEGAVTVTQGEETEAVEAPAVVHNPRGVEHGAENDGDGRALLTASLCPLP, from the coding sequence ATGACACTGAACGAACTCCCCGAACTCGATCCGGCGGCCGGGTCCGTCGAGACGGCCGAGCTCGTCGTCTCCGACGACGTGCTGGTGAAACTGTTCGCGCTCGGTCCCGGCGGCGCCTTCGACCCCCACGTCCACGACGACTGCGAGAACGTCTTCCACCTACTCGAGGGTGCGGTCACGGTGACGCAGGGCGAGGAAACGGAGGCGGTCGAGGCGCCGGCCGTCGTCCACAACCCCCGCGGCGTCGAACACGGCGCCGAGAACGACGGCGACGGGCGGGCGCTCCTGACCGCGAGTCTCTGTCCGCTGCCGTAG
- a CDS encoding cold-shock protein: MATGTVDFFNDTGGYGFIDTEDADEDVFFHMEDVGGPDLEEGQEVEFDIEEADKGPRATNLTRL; the protein is encoded by the coding sequence ATGGCAACCGGAACGGTTGATTTCTTCAACGACACGGGCGGTTACGGCTTTATTGACACTGAGGACGCGGACGAGGACGTCTTCTTCCACATGGAGGATGTCGGCGGCCCGGACCTCGAGGAAGGACAGGAAGTCGAGTTCGACATCGAGGAGGCCGACAAAGGCCCCCGCGCGACGAACCTGACGCGCCTGTAA
- a CDS encoding carbonic anhydrase, whose protein sequence is MPDTTLVDLLEGNTRHVESLSKTHFDTVQSEQRPAVVSVCCSDSRVPQEGMWDVEEPGWLFTAGNIGNQVRECVGDTHVVSGDVLYPLRFTDTDVAVVVGHTGCGAVTAALRRTRSDDPKPLPAGVEVRVRSLLPVVESGLADDRVDPEADARLVDQLVEYNVDRQVEFLREDDSVPDSTSVLGFVYDFQGVYGESRGRCYLLNRDGETAPEALRAAVPERFEDRVRRLLE, encoded by the coding sequence ATGCCGGACACGACGCTCGTCGACCTCCTCGAAGGCAATACGCGCCACGTCGAATCGCTGTCGAAGACGCACTTCGACACCGTTCAGTCCGAACAGCGCCCTGCCGTGGTCTCCGTGTGCTGTTCGGACTCGCGGGTTCCTCAGGAGGGAATGTGGGACGTCGAGGAGCCGGGATGGCTCTTTACCGCCGGCAACATCGGTAATCAGGTCCGCGAGTGCGTCGGGGACACCCACGTCGTCAGCGGCGACGTCCTCTACCCGCTTCGGTTCACCGACACTGACGTCGCCGTTGTCGTCGGCCACACGGGATGTGGGGCCGTCACCGCTGCACTAAGACGAACCCGATCGGACGATCCGAAGCCGTTGCCGGCCGGAGTCGAGGTGCGCGTCCGGTCGCTGTTGCCGGTCGTCGAGTCGGGGCTGGCCGACGACCGGGTCGACCCGGAGGCCGATGCCAGACTCGTCGACCAGCTCGTCGAGTACAACGTCGACCGTCAAGTGGAGTTCCTCCGGGAGGACGATTCCGTCCCCGACTCGACGAGCGTTCTCGGCTTCGTCTACGATTTCCAGGGCGTCTACGGCGAGTCGCGCGGCCGGTGTTATCTCCTCAACCGCGACGGCGAGACCGCTCCCGAAGCGCTTCGGGCCGCCGTCCCGGAACGCTTCGAGGACCGCGTCCGGCGGCTGCTGGAGTGA
- a CDS encoding glutathione S-transferase family protein has product MHQFIDGEWVTEYEATNEEGAFERQVTTFRDRAAPETGRYHLYVSYACPWAHRTLITRKLLGLEDVVSVDVVDPFRAEDGWQFTPEREGCTTDTVNGFDYLREAYVEADPNYTGRVTVPVLWDTEEETIVNNESREIMRNLTTGFAELGNGIDLAPEPLRGDIDDALDRIYEPINNGVYRTGFADTQSAYDEAVTELFEELEYWDSVLADQRYLVGDRLTEADIAMYTTLVRFDEVYHTHFMCNHKLIREYDTLWPYLRDLYTTPGFGETTEMDHIKEHYYTTHPDVSPKRIVPAGPDPEFEAPHDREELPGEPPAR; this is encoded by the coding sequence ATGCACCAGTTCATCGACGGCGAGTGGGTGACCGAGTACGAGGCCACCAACGAGGAGGGGGCCTTCGAGCGGCAGGTGACGACGTTCCGGGACCGGGCCGCTCCCGAGACGGGTCGGTATCACCTCTACGTGAGTTACGCCTGTCCGTGGGCCCACCGGACGCTAATCACCCGGAAGCTGCTCGGCCTGGAGGACGTCGTCTCGGTCGACGTCGTCGACCCGTTCCGCGCCGAGGACGGCTGGCAGTTCACCCCCGAGCGGGAGGGCTGTACGACGGACACGGTCAACGGGTTCGACTACCTGCGAGAGGCGTACGTCGAGGCCGACCCGAACTACACCGGGCGGGTGACGGTGCCGGTGCTTTGGGACACCGAGGAGGAGACGATCGTCAACAACGAGTCCCGAGAGATCATGCGGAACCTCACGACGGGCTTCGCCGAGTTGGGCAACGGGATCGATCTCGCGCCAGAGCCGCTGCGCGGGGACATCGACGACGCGCTCGATCGGATCTACGAGCCGATCAACAACGGCGTCTACCGGACCGGCTTCGCGGACACCCAGTCGGCCTACGACGAGGCCGTGACGGAGCTCTTCGAGGAGCTCGAATACTGGGACTCGGTCCTCGCCGACCAGCGGTACCTCGTCGGCGACCGGCTCACCGAGGCCGACATCGCGATGTACACCACGCTGGTCAGATTCGACGAGGTGTATCACACGCATTTTATGTGCAACCACAAGCTCATCCGGGAGTACGACACCCTCTGGCCGTATCTCCGGGACCTCTATACGACCCCCGGATTCGGCGAGACGACGGAGATGGACCACATCAAGGAACACTACTACACGACCCACCCCGACGTGAGCCCCAAACGGATCGTGCCGGCGGGACCCGACCCGGAGTTCGAGGCCCCCCACGACCGCGAGGAACTCCCCGGCGAGCCACCCGCCCGGTAG
- a CDS encoding ABC transporter ATP-binding protein, which yields MTESEPLLSVQGLKKHYPGGGLRSDPSGAVRAVDGISFDIARGETLGLVGESGCGKSTAAKSIVRLEEPTDGEVLFHGGSRGGRSRNDDGTHPNDVTRFHRTEMKTFRREVGMIFQDPASSFDPRMSVGDSIAEPLSVHGLDDGRRRRAVVEDLLGRVGLAAADYGRYPHEFSGGQKQRLALARALVLNPELIVADEPVSALDMSVQADILGLLDRVQTEFGLSLLFISHDMSVVKEICDRVAVMYLGEIVEVGPTESVFETPKHPYTEALVSAIPTPDPRTTNRGIELTGSVPDPVDPPDGCRFHTRCHAVVQPPDLDVSRASWRRLLEFRLAIEAGEIDVEAIEERARTGVEGAEQVEGADGLDGADEGGSTAAERLRAAFDLPGTVADPAVEEDLAAAIGAVLDGEDARAVERLRSTVRTPCEQRHPESVDHGGGHESACIRHDPEVRAAREWPAER from the coding sequence ATGACTGAATCGGAGCCGCTGCTTTCGGTCCAAGGGTTAAAAAAGCACTACCCCGGCGGCGGCCTCCGATCGGACCCGAGTGGCGCGGTCCGGGCCGTCGACGGGATCAGCTTCGATATCGCCCGTGGGGAGACGCTCGGCCTCGTCGGCGAGTCCGGGTGTGGGAAATCGACCGCCGCGAAATCGATCGTCCGCCTCGAGGAGCCGACCGACGGAGAGGTGCTGTTCCACGGTGGCAGCCGGGGGGGCCGGAGCCGAAACGACGACGGGACCCACCCCAACGACGTGACCCGCTTCCACAGAACGGAGATGAAGACGTTCCGCCGCGAGGTGGGGATGATCTTCCAGGACCCCGCCTCGAGTTTCGACCCCCGGATGTCCGTCGGCGACTCGATCGCGGAACCCCTGTCGGTACACGGCCTCGACGACGGGCGGCGGCGCCGAGCGGTCGTCGAGGACCTCCTCGGACGGGTGGGCCTGGCGGCGGCCGACTACGGGCGCTACCCCCACGAGTTCTCCGGCGGGCAAAAACAGCGCCTCGCGTTGGCGCGGGCACTCGTGTTGAATCCGGAGTTGATCGTGGCGGACGAACCGGTGTCGGCGCTCGATATGTCGGTCCAGGCCGATATCCTCGGCCTGCTCGATCGGGTCCAAACCGAGTTCGGGCTCTCGCTGCTTTTTATCAGCCACGATATGTCCGTCGTCAAGGAGATCTGTGACCGGGTCGCGGTGATGTATCTCGGCGAAATCGTCGAGGTCGGCCCGACCGAGTCGGTGTTCGAGACCCCCAAACACCCTTACACCGAGGCGCTCGTCTCCGCGATCCCGACACCCGATCCCCGGACGACGAACCGCGGGATCGAACTGACCGGCAGCGTTCCCGATCCAGTTGATCCGCCCGACGGCTGTCGGTTTCACACCCGATGTCACGCGGTCGTCCAGCCGCCCGACCTCGACGTGAGCCGGGCGAGTTGGCGGCGGCTGCTCGAGTTCCGTCTCGCGATCGAGGCGGGCGAGATCGACGTCGAGGCGATCGAGGAGCGCGCTCGGACGGGGGTCGAGGGGGCCGAGCAGGTCGAGGGGGCCGACGGACTCGACGGGGCCGACGAAGGCGGGTCGACCGCCGCAGAGCGCCTTCGGGCGGCGTTCGACCTCCCGGGGACGGTGGCCGATCCGGCCGTCGAGGAGGACCTCGCGGCGGCGATCGGGGCCGTCCTCGACGGCGAAGACGCGCGTGCGGTCGAGCGCCTCCGCTCGACCGTTCGGACGCCCTGCGAGCAGCGACATCCCGAATCGGTCGACCACGGCGGCGGCCACGAATCGGCTTGCATCCGGCACGATCCGGAGGTGCGGGCGGCCCGGGAATGGCCGGCGGAGCGGTGA
- a CDS encoding ABC transporter ATP-binding protein, which yields MTDPPLLEVNNLTTSFETDAGRLVAVDGLDVTVERGETVCLVGESGSGKTVATESITRLIDEPPGSIEGTVRFRGRDLGGLSESELRSIRGSEIAHVFQNPQDAMNHCYTVGWQIAEAIRVHEDVSRSTARARAVDLLDRVGIANAAARIDDYPHEFSGGQKQRAMIAMALAVEPALLIADEPTTALDVTVQARILRLLDDLKSEYGMGVLFITHDLGVVSEIADRIVVLYAGKAMERGDPVDIFERPAHPYTRRLLGCLPGVGSEYGGIPGSLPDPTDPPDGCRFAPRCDHAVEACSRGEQPAEIEVDPGHWVSCIHYHEGYDESVLSDEGATGTALGGVTGGESERGGSDD from the coding sequence ATGACCGACCCGCCCCTCCTCGAGGTGAATAACCTCACCACCTCCTTCGAGACCGACGCCGGTCGCCTCGTCGCCGTCGACGGGCTGGACGTCACCGTCGAGCGCGGTGAGACGGTCTGTCTCGTCGGCGAGTCCGGGTCCGGAAAGACCGTCGCGACCGAATCGATCACCCGGCTGATCGACGAGCCGCCGGGATCGATCGAGGGGACGGTCCGATTCCGGGGGCGCGACCTCGGCGGGCTCTCGGAGTCGGAACTGCGGTCGATCCGCGGGTCGGAGATTGCCCACGTCTTCCAGAACCCACAGGACGCGATGAACCACTGCTACACCGTCGGCTGGCAGATCGCGGAAGCGATTCGGGTCCACGAGGACGTCTCCCGGTCGACCGCGAGGGCGCGGGCGGTCGACCTCCTCGACCGGGTCGGGATCGCCAACGCCGCTGCCCGGATCGACGACTACCCCCACGAGTTCTCCGGCGGGCAGAAACAGCGGGCGATGATCGCGATGGCGCTCGCGGTCGAACCGGCGCTTTTGATCGCCGACGAGCCCACGACGGCGCTGGACGTGACCGTCCAGGCACGCATCCTGCGGCTCCTCGACGACCTCAAATCCGAGTACGGCATGGGGGTACTGTTCATCACCCACGACCTCGGCGTCGTCAGCGAGATCGCGGATCGGATCGTCGTGTTGTACGCCGGGAAGGCGATGGAACGTGGGGATCCCGTCGATATCTTCGAGCGTCCGGCCCACCCCTACACCCGGCGGCTGCTCGGGTGTCTGCCCGGCGTCGGCTCCGAGTACGGCGGCATCCCGGGGTCGCTGCCCGATCCGACTGATCCGCCCGACGGCTGTCGGTTCGCGCCGCGGTGTGACCACGCGGTCGAGGCGTGTTCGCGTGGCGAGCAGCCGGCCGAGATCGAGGTCGACCCCGGCCACTGGGTGTCGTGTATCCACTATCACGAGGGCTACGACGAGTCGGTGCTGTCGGACGAGGGGGCGACCGGGACGGCACTCGGGGGCGTGACCGGTGGCGAGTCGGAGCGAGGAGGTTCCGATGACTGA
- a CDS encoding ABC transporter permease, giving the protein MPSEQDTARREGGRDQDRFDRIDWDEHADSAGVGLSTSTVGLLVTTLPIAALAAYDRRFVGARETTAGALGEDLGVGSLFEALGMEYDPGSLEYLFGFTVLCFVWYLLVPLYRNPRMTRYYWGEFKRNRPAVVSLGWLLVVFAGGLLGPLLLSAPEQDVLLGHQPPVYLSIDATNVARCLGETVGGRCHGTWEYPLGTTQGGEGVFRNVVYGMTVSVQIAFITTAIVAAIGITVGTVSAYAGGWVDEILMRFVDIVLSFPTLLFFLLILYIYGAGLGMFILVFSLFAWGGTARYVRSKALSVAEEPYVDAARLSGASTFRVVRRHVVPNTASSIVTQLTLLVPGFLLAEAQLAFLGLGDSSIHSWGQLISAGRSDLAFAPWIVLAPGIALFLTILAFNFLGDALLDALDPEAETETQR; this is encoded by the coding sequence ATGCCGAGCGAACAGGACACCGCACGGCGGGAGGGCGGCCGGGATCAGGACCGCTTCGACCGGATCGACTGGGACGAACACGCCGACAGCGCCGGCGTCGGGCTCTCGACCAGCACCGTCGGCTTGCTCGTAACTACGCTCCCCATCGCGGCGCTTGCGGCCTACGACCGCCGCTTCGTCGGGGCGCGAGAGACCACCGCCGGGGCGCTCGGCGAGGACCTCGGCGTCGGGTCGTTGTTCGAGGCCCTCGGGATGGAGTACGATCCCGGATCCCTGGAGTACCTGTTCGGATTTACCGTCCTGTGTTTCGTCTGGTACCTGCTCGTCCCGCTGTACCGGAACCCCCGGATGACGCGGTACTACTGGGGGGAGTTCAAGCGCAACCGTCCCGCGGTCGTGAGTTTGGGGTGGCTGCTCGTCGTGTTCGCGGGCGGCCTACTCGGCCCTCTGTTGTTGAGCGCGCCCGAACAGGACGTCCTCCTCGGCCACCAGCCGCCGGTGTATCTGAGCATCGATGCGACGAACGTCGCCCGGTGTCTCGGCGAGACCGTCGGCGGCCGGTGTCACGGTACCTGGGAGTACCCCCTCGGAACCACCCAGGGCGGCGAGGGCGTCTTCCGGAACGTCGTCTACGGCATGACTGTCAGCGTACAGATCGCGTTCATCACCACGGCCATCGTCGCCGCCATCGGCATCACCGTCGGGACCGTCTCGGCCTATGCGGGCGGGTGGGTCGACGAGATACTGATGCGGTTCGTCGACATCGTGCTCTCGTTTCCGACGCTTTTGTTTTTCCTTTTGATCCTCTACATCTACGGGGCGGGGTTGGGGATGTTCATCCTCGTCTTCTCGCTGTTCGCGTGGGGTGGAACGGCACGCTACGTCCGCAGCAAGGCGCTGTCGGTCGCCGAGGAGCCCTACGTCGATGCGGCCCGGCTCAGCGGCGCGAGCACGTTCCGAGTCGTCCGACGACACGTCGTCCCCAACACCGCAAGCAGCATCGTCACGCAGTTGACGCTGCTCGTGCCCGGATTCTTGCTCGCCGAGGCGCAACTGGCCTTCCTCGGATTGGGCGACTCATCGATCCACTCGTGGGGGCAGTTGATCTCGGCCGGCCGAAGCGACCTCGCGTTCGCCCCCTGGATCGTGCTGGCCCCCGGGATCGCACTGTTTTTGACCATTCTGGCGTTCAACTTCCTCGGAGACGCGCTGCTCGACGCGTTGGATCCCGAGGCGGAGACCGAGACCCAACGATGA
- a CDS encoding ABC transporter permease → MGVARYVALRVLWAVAVSFIIVTITFLLMAAAPNPAIQEAATQAALEGGDPQQAAERERALRGLDEPLHVRYVDFLRSVYTLEWGWSDQRSQPVTEALGEAIFYTAQYSIPWTILTVLIGPLVGVYSAANMYSWRDHTATAFAFFGYAIPNFFFGIVLLLLFGVWLEWIPIVYRPGVATFSLANARQLAVPVFVLVTGSIGAVMRVSRNESAEFRTAAFMKTAKAKGVSPFRAYAYHVMRPTLVPLSTTLVSQLLAIFLGSSLLVEVVFGIPGLGRLTFDALVAQDTNLVLGTTLAFTFVAVIGNLLEDLAFTLLDPRISYDDR, encoded by the coding sequence ATGGGCGTAGCGCGATACGTCGCGTTGCGGGTACTTTGGGCCGTTGCGGTCTCTTTTATCATCGTCACGATCACCTTCTTGCTCATGGCCGCCGCCCCGAACCCGGCGATCCAGGAGGCGGCGACGCAGGCGGCCTTGGAGGGCGGCGACCCACAGCAGGCCGCAGAGCGCGAGCGGGCGCTTCGGGGGCTCGACGAGCCGTTGCACGTCCGCTACGTGGACTTTCTCAGGAGCGTCTACACTCTCGAGTGGGGGTGGTCCGACCAGCGGAGCCAACCGGTCACCGAGGCTCTCGGCGAGGCGATCTTTTATACTGCCCAGTACTCAATTCCCTGGACGATCCTGACGGTGTTGATCGGCCCGCTCGTCGGGGTGTACTCCGCCGCGAACATGTACTCGTGGCGCGACCACACCGCGACCGCATTCGCCTTCTTCGGCTACGCCATCCCGAACTTCTTTTTCGGGATCGTGTTGCTCCTGTTGTTCGGGGTCTGGCTCGAGTGGATCCCGATCGTCTATCGGCCCGGCGTGGCGACGTTCAGCCTTGCGAACGCCCGCCAACTCGCTGTGCCGGTGTTCGTGCTCGTGACGGGGTCGATCGGGGCGGTCATGCGCGTCTCCAGAAACGAGTCCGCGGAGTTCCGGACGGCGGCGTTCATGAAGACCGCAAAGGCCAAAGGCGTCTCGCCGTTTCGAGCCTACGCCTACCACGTGATGCGCCCGACGCTCGTCCCGCTGTCGACGACGCTCGTCAGTCAACTGCTCGCGATCTTTCTGGGATCGTCGCTGCTCGTCGAGGTCGTCTTCGGCATCCCCGGGCTCGGCCGGCTCACGTTCGACGCCTTGGTCGCACAGGACACCAACCTGGTGTTGGGCACGACGCTCGCGTTCACGTTCGTCGCGGTGATCGGGAACCTCCTCGAGGACCTCGCGTTCACGCTTCTCGACCCGCGGATCAGCTACGACGACAGATGA
- a CDS encoding ABC transporter substrate-binding protein: protein MSRWIEYDHEAGPRLNRRRWLSMLGVGVACGVAGCSGNGGDTPANGSDSAGGGVRGLDEVEGQPTVSGSYDAVTASSFSTLNPLYNTESSAGSAIGRALDLGYTFDADGEYFPLLYDMSTDDGGSVWVFDVREGLAFGDPYGTVDAESFVYQIETLHQSDWASTASSGEWGEINVEATGELQFQAELPEPQLLWPESFDPLEYPIPRALIEPYVDGEDVEGLRQDDELLELSFAGNLGAFVLEEWNRGSGTEYTRNDDYYLQDIEEGPDIFSNAPYFEGASISVIEEQASRLGALETGEADTAGVPPERFEEFDRKEAVSMRRIPQPFNRILSVNMRDNGWSAGPGNLFRHVEFRQAIATAIGKDDLIEGIYRGLAEPHYTWQPEWSQWYPSSEEIPFFGTGERYGSEPARELASGALDRSAHDYRFDGDRLVTPDDEQVTLDVYHSVGQETSQLIAEYVAGELDANLGIDVVVEAIDPTRFDGSYWTTAPEGGTDTVGGESVTWERPTPQNPGPRSVTSEEAWDMSLVYGLNTYPRNPLTNRAFFDGANASYNPVGYYPAFDARGLFDRAASATSESELADAMAEVFVNLAEEQPYVMLTFGEDLLGYNPDLRGPIEDFSNGWDFPGWHFAEGTGE from the coding sequence ATGTCTCGATGGATCGAGTACGACCACGAGGCGGGACCACGCCTGAACCGGCGCCGGTGGCTCTCGATGCTCGGCGTCGGCGTCGCCTGCGGCGTCGCCGGCTGCTCGGGCAACGGCGGCGATACGCCGGCGAACGGGTCCGACAGCGCCGGCGGCGGCGTCCGCGGCCTCGACGAGGTCGAGGGGCAACCGACCGTTTCGGGCAGCTACGACGCCGTCACCGCGTCGTCGTTTAGCACTCTCAACCCGCTGTACAACACCGAATCCAGCGCCGGGAGCGCCATCGGCCGGGCACTCGATTTGGGCTATACATTCGATGCCGACGGCGAGTACTTTCCGCTCTTGTACGACATGTCGACCGACGACGGCGGGTCGGTGTGGGTGTTCGACGTCCGCGAGGGCCTGGCGTTCGGCGACCCCTACGGGACGGTCGACGCGGAGTCGTTCGTCTACCAGATCGAGACCCTCCACCAGAGCGACTGGGCGAGCACGGCCAGCTCCGGCGAGTGGGGTGAGATCAACGTCGAGGCCACCGGCGAGTTGCAGTTTCAGGCCGAGTTGCCGGAGCCGCAACTGTTGTGGCCCGAGTCGTTCGATCCCCTCGAGTACCCGATCCCGCGGGCGTTGATCGAACCCTACGTCGACGGCGAAGACGTCGAGGGACTCCGACAGGACGACGAACTGCTCGAGTTGTCCTTCGCCGGCAACCTCGGCGCATTCGTCTTAGAGGAGTGGAACCGTGGGTCCGGGACGGAGTACACCCGAAACGACGACTACTATCTGCAGGATATCGAGGAAGGGCCCGATATCTTCTCGAACGCGCCGTACTTCGAGGGCGCGTCAATCAGCGTGATCGAAGAGCAGGCCTCGCGGCTCGGCGCCCTCGAGACCGGCGAGGCCGACACCGCCGGCGTCCCGCCGGAGCGCTTCGAGGAGTTCGACCGCAAGGAGGCGGTCAGCATGCGGCGTATCCCACAGCCGTTCAACCGGATCCTCTCGGTCAATATGCGGGACAACGGCTGGAGCGCCGGTCCCGGGAACCTCTTTCGACACGTCGAGTTCCGGCAGGCGATCGCGACCGCGATCGGCAAGGACGACCTCATCGAAGGCATCTACCGCGGGCTGGCCGAGCCCCACTACACCTGGCAGCCCGAGTGGTCACAGTGGTACCCCAGCAGCGAGGAGATTCCCTTCTTCGGGACCGGCGAGCGCTACGGGTCGGAGCCGGCTCGCGAGCTTGCCTCGGGCGCCCTCGACCGTTCGGCGCACGACTACCGCTTCGACGGCGACCGTCTCGTCACCCCCGACGACGAGCAAGTCACTCTCGACGTCTACCACAGCGTCGGCCAGGAGACCTCACAGCTCATCGCGGAGTACGTCGCGGGCGAACTCGACGCGAACCTCGGCATCGACGTCGTCGTGGAGGCGATCGATCCGACCCGTTTCGACGGAAGCTACTGGACCACAGCCCCCGAGGGCGGCACCGACACCGTCGGCGGCGAGTCGGTGACCTGGGAGCGGCCGACCCCACAGAACCCCGGCCCGCGCTCTGTGACGTCCGAAGAGGCGTGGGATATGTCGCTCGTCTACGGGCTGAACACCTACCCGCGGAACCCCCTCACCAACCGGGCGTTCTTCGACGGCGCGAACGCCTCGTACAATCCGGTCGGCTACTACCCGGCGTTCGACGCTCGGGGGCTGTTCGATCGGGCGGCGTCGGCGACGAGCGAGTCCGAACTCGCGGACGCGATGGCCGAGGTGTTCGTCAACCTCGCGGAGGAACAGCCCTACGTTATGCTCACCTTCGGCGAGGACCTACTCGGGTACAACCCCGACCTCCGGGGACCGATAGAGGACTTCTCGAACGGCTGGGACTTCCCGGGGTGGCACTTCGCCGAGGGGACCGGGGAGTGA
- a CDS encoding halocarboxylic acid dehydrogenase DehI family protein translates to MDTSEQLYEQAATGWKRGLYDDVRHTFRAPIVNWIFRTTMANHPEFVRCMWGQLKPAFETRQFGRVSVAYRDSVLSPLERERDLPAYRRADVGVSPAEYAELRAQLSTFDVVAPRLAVLFEVVERSLSGEPVGTTPERSRAATEPLPPELDRDRGGPPTLATVEDPPPDLGSTVESIRSFHGLESGLPSVYRCLAQWPAYLLEAWDDVEPALESDAFAEGRADARAAVERYVESLPYVPQLGPDALHERGIDDEAVVELRALFREFNRGPIETVVPAIHVFASTLRTAGARSFQ, encoded by the coding sequence ATGGACACGAGCGAGCAGCTCTACGAGCAGGCGGCGACCGGGTGGAAGCGCGGCCTCTACGACGACGTCCGACACACGTTCCGGGCGCCGATCGTCAACTGGATCTTCCGGACGACGATGGCGAACCACCCCGAATTCGTCCGGTGTATGTGGGGACAACTAAAGCCGGCGTTCGAGACCCGGCAGTTCGGTCGCGTCTCCGTCGCGTACCGCGATTCGGTCCTCTCGCCCCTCGAGCGCGAGCGCGACCTGCCGGCGTATCGCCGGGCGGACGTCGGCGTATCGCCCGCGGAGTACGCCGAGCTCCGGGCGCAGCTCTCGACGTTCGACGTCGTCGCCCCGCGGCTCGCGGTGCTCTTCGAGGTGGTCGAGCGCTCGCTGTCCGGGGAGCCGGTCGGGACGACGCCGGAGCGGTCCCGCGCCGCGACCGAGCCGCTGCCGCCGGAGCTGGACCGCGACCGCGGGGGTCCCCCGACGCTGGCGACCGTCGAGGACCCGCCGCCCGACCTCGGCTCGACCGTCGAGTCGATCCGGTCGTTCCACGGCCTCGAATCGGGGCTACCGAGCGTCTATCGGTGTCTTGCACAGTGGCCGGCGTACCTTCTCGAAGCGTGGGACGACGTCGAGCCCGCACTCGAAAGCGACGCGTTCGCCGAGGGACGCGCCGACGCCCGCGCGGCCGTCGAGCGGTACGTCGAATCACTCCCGTACGTGCCACAGCTCGGCCCCGACGCCCTCCACGAGCGGGGGATCGATGACGAAGCCGTGGTGGAGCTCCGGGCGCTGTTCCGGGAGTTCAACCGCGGGCCGATAGAAACGGTCGTACCGGCGATCCACGTCTTCGCGAGCACGCTCCGGACCGCGGGTGCGCGATCGTTTCAGTGA
- a CDS encoding class I SAM-dependent methyltransferase, protein MDRTELRRAWDAVSETYAERRDPDGSDAALIDELLAALPAEPDVLDVGCGDGARTLANLPPGSVGVDISRRGLDLAAETTPVARLVHGEMSELPFADGVFDAITAYHAVFHVPRGRHPEVYAEFARVLRPGGRLLMTLPGGRFETIRRGWMGGRMFFSAPGRERTTTQLHSAGFDELRTETAGDPLGSDTEFVFARHV, encoded by the coding sequence ATGGATCGGACCGAACTGCGGCGAGCCTGGGACGCCGTCTCCGAGACGTACGCCGAGCGGCGCGACCCCGACGGCTCCGACGCGGCGCTGATCGACGAGCTGCTCGCGGCGCTACCCGCCGAGCCAGACGTACTCGACGTCGGCTGTGGAGACGGCGCTCGCACGCTCGCGAACCTGCCGCCCGGAAGCGTCGGGGTGGACATCTCCCGCCGCGGGCTCGACCTCGCGGCCGAGACGACACCGGTGGCCCGGCTCGTCCACGGCGAAATGTCCGAACTCCCGTTCGCCGACGGCGTCTTCGACGCCATCACGGCGTATCACGCGGTGTTTCACGTCCCACGGGGGCGTCACCCCGAGGTGTACGCCGAGTTCGCACGCGTCCTCCGCCCCGGGGGGCGGCTATTGATGACGCTCCCTGGCGGACGCTTCGAGACGATACGGCGTGGCTGGATGGGCGGGCGGATGTTCTTTTCGGCCCCCGGACGCGAGCGCACGACCACACAGCTCCACTCGGCCGGCTTCGACGAACTCCGGACGGAGACGGCGGGCGATCCGCTCGGGAGCGACACCGAGTTCGTTTTCGCCCGCCATGTCTGA